The DNA window GTTACATTACTGTGTAAACATTAACTAGCTGCTCGCTCTGCCAAATGGGAATGAAAGCAGTGAGGGCTTCAAGCTGGTGTGAGCTGCTTAATAACGTGCTTTGGCTGGGCTCCACGGCCTGGGTTTGTTGCAGTGCTGTCAGGCTTGGCTGTATTGATGACCTGCAGGAGGCATTCAGAAAGGAATAATGTAGATTTGCTGAAAGTGGTCCAGCTAATTCAATTTGGGTGGCTCAAGTGCTACTGTGAGGAGCTTGTGTGCATAGCTCTTAGGTTTGAAATGAATATGTAATGCCTTGTTCCTAAAGCCTTGCAGGACAAGTTACCTGCCTTAGAGCTCTTCAAGCAGGTAACTCAAGGAACATGAATCTGTTGCAATGGTTTGCTGCTAACAGATGCTTTGGTGAGGAACTTGCAACACATCCTGCTCATTTGTTGAGAACCAGTTTATAAAGTGCTCCTGGCCAGGCAGTTTTGTCCTTCCAAGTTCTGTGGTTCAAGCACAATGATAACACAAACTTCTTGTGTAGCTTCAGGCAGAAGTTGTAGCCTCCTACCTGCTGTATCAAGTGTGTTGCTTCTGGATTGGAGTTGTTAAATATCTGGGAAGATGGGGTTTTGTAGagcttgcttgttttttgttaGTGACATCTCTGAAGCGGCTTCTATTTATTGCAGGTCTGAATACAGTTTGTTTGAGAAACTTTAAAATGCACAGTCATCTTAGGCTTTCCTAATGCTAACAAAGTGCTGAGCTAACTTCCTACTCTGTCAGAGCAGTACTGAGCGCTGAAAGCTTTCCTTGTGGTGATGTATTGCTTTTTAATCTCTTCAGAAAGCCACATGCTTTTCTGCAGGGAAGCCTTTGATCCTGAGTAACCTGTTCTGTGTGTTTGGAGGAGGGAGGCTGGACTGGGCTCTGAGGGGGCTCTTTCCAACCTCCGTTTTGTCATTCTGCTCCAGAGGCTATTGTTTGAAACCTGCTTTTGAGGTCTGGCTTCATTTGAGTACTCAAAGTGAGGAGCAGTTGGCTGGCTTTGAGGGCAGGTAGTGTTTTGGAAGTGTTGTTGAAAGTAAAGTCAGGAGAAAGACTGCTCTGGTGTTTCCATATAGAAATAAGCGGTAATAACTTAATTTGTGTATTCTGAAGCTTCTGTTAAGCTTCCAACAGTCCTTGTTTCTTAAGCATAAGGATTAGTGAATTTAGGCCTGTCAATTCAAGCAGTGAATAACTTGAGTGATTTAAGTGGCATTGGCCTATCTGCTGTGGGTAAGAAGCAATATAAATAGTAAAGGTAATGCCGTCTTTGGGTTGGCTCAACTTGTAACATCTGCTGGATGTAGTGTGGAAATAACTGTCCTTCTCTTGTAGATGCCTTCAATTAAACTGCAGAGTTCAGATGGAGAGATCTTTGAAGTTGATGTTGAAATTGCAAAGCAGTCTGTAACTATAAAGACTATGCTGGAAGGTAAGAGCATGAACCCTTGAGGATCACTGCCTTGTGCAGAGGTAGCAGTGGATGCAGGGAAGCCTCTTGGACAGGAGCTGTGACCAAAGGAGACAAACCGGTGCTGACCTGAAAAAGGATTCCCAGGCCTATGaggcagcttctgccttatgTCAGAACAGCCCAAACAATTGCTGTCATAGCTGAAACTGTGTTCTGGGTGGGTGTGCTCTCACATAAAGCTTAAAGTTTCAGTCCTCTTGTTAAGAAGCGCTTAGAAGGAGCCTTGTAAAAGGTAAGCACCCCACTGCCTTGCTTACAGCCTGCTTCACTATTGTAAGAGTTAAGCAAACACAGCATCTAATAATATTAAACCCCAAGATTATTTAATCCCACAAACCAGTCTTGCAATGTAAATATCTCTTAAATGGGGTGGGAGATCGTAAAGCAATGCACTGAAGAGCTAAAATGAAACCTATATTGTGAGCTTATGGCTGCAATTAAATTATTTGGGCTAAATGCTCAGTTCTGATCTCCTGCTGACATCAATTTGAAACAAAGGAGCttgtgggggggaggggaggtcTGCCAGATGGCTGGGATACAGAGCAAGCTGTGTCTAATCCCTCCATGCAAATCCTCATTGTCTCCTGGTGGCTTTCCCAGTTTTTGGGTGTATTCATGAATTaacttgggaggaaaaaaaaccttttctgtCGATGTAGTTAAAATTATGTTCTTGGGTATAAATATTTGGCTGGCTCTGACACTTGCACATAAGAACAATAAGAATGAGGCTGAAATACTCCCAAGTCTTGAACACTTTGATTCTGTTAATAAGATGCTGTAGAACACGACCAGCAACATGAGCAGGAAGCATTGCCCTCTGTGGAATACATTAGGGAGCACAATTCTTCTCGGCTTTCTCATGCAGAAGCTGTGTCACTGCTGGTGTTTAGTGACACTTGGTGCTGACTAAAGGGAGGTTACACATGGTAGGTGGTGTTAGGCACTGTAAACTAGCTTCTTGCTACTCTGAATGAGAACCAGTCTCCTTGTATAGGTGAAGTGCATCTCCCTCAGTTAATAGATGTTTTGTTGGGTGCTGCAGCTTGAAGGGGAAGAGCTAAAAGGGTGAGGTTGTGTTGAGCATCCTGGGATGGCCAGTCAGGTAGGAATTTTTGGATAACAGATAAAACTGCTGGTTTGGGGGTGATGGAGACAAGTCGAGCAGAGTTGACTAAATCTGAGATACTGCTTGAATTATTTCCCTATAGCAGCAGTTTTGGACTGGTCACTTCTTACACTAGTACCTGCCACCACATTCAGAGTGGGTGAAGTCTGTGTTAACTGGTGACATTTCAGGATCTTAGTTTCTGAATCTGTGAAGTTCTTCCAAACAAGAAGGCGGGCTAATTAATATCTCATTAATAACAGGAGTTGACTTGCCTGAATACAGAAGTAGATGCTATTGTAACTGCACAGATTTGATCAGTGAGGATGGTGTGATGGTCATCTGTGCTTAAAAATTAAGTTCCTTGGTGATGTAGAATTGTCTCCTCTGCATATAATGAATGAAGATCTGCAGTTACTCAATTACATAAAGTAATACCAATTAATATCCCACTAATTGCAAGATGCTAATCTTTGACAGCTAGGGTGTCATCCAGCTGTTAGCATCTGTGTAATCAGAAAGGCATATTCTCTAATCAAAGCTGGTTAATGTGGTGGTTGTGCTGTGTATCAAGGCCAAAGTTTAATTATGTTTTAATCTCAAATTTTACTTTGATTCCTTAATTATATCAAGGGGACAAAGTGACAAACTTTATCCAGCTGTGTCCTGAGCAGGTTGACAAGCTTTTAAACCAAGGAGTATCAGGAACATgctttggaaatgcttttttgGTTGAGGAgttgtgctgctgcctcagcaTGTGAGCTTCTTCAGCTGGTAAGAAGCAGTGCAGGTGCTTCAGAGGCTGGATAACTGGCTACTCTTGTAGAGGACAAAACACTCTCTTACCACCGTAGATCTGAATccttatttaataataaatggCATGGGATATCTCAGCTGGAACACTCTGGTTTAACTTGTGGGTTGAGCTGTTGAAAGTGGTAGATGTACACAAGTATTTGTCTGATTATTCCACATATCCTGTTCCCACAACACTGACCTAGCAAGTTGGGCTCTAACAAGTAATTGACTGCTTAACCGATGGCTTGTTGATGCTCTCATTTGATGAGGCAGCCTTGTTGGCTACTTAGCCTCAACTGGGTGTAACCTAGTACATACAATGGCTCCACAGAGCCTCATCTAAAATCCTTCTGAGCTCACCAGTCAGAGCTCCATTGCTGCCAATCCATTCAGCCTCAGTGGAGAACTGGTGAAGTGGCCCAGTTAAGAGAAGGGCAAATGGTTTTGCCTGCCCGTTGCTTAGTCATCTCTGTTTTCAGATTTGGGGATGGATGATGAAGGTGATGATGACCCAGTCCCTCTTCCAAACGTTAATGCAGCTATCTTGAAAAAGGTAAGATGTTGAAAGTGGTTGTGCTTATGGCAGTGATGAAATGTGGAATTCATGCTGGAGCTGGGTATTTTGAGCTGTTGTATTAAAGCTACTTTCCGTGTGCTACAAGCTGAATTGATTAGAGGTGCATGAACACGGGCATCCGGGGGAGCTGAGAACTGGGCTGAGGCTGGCAGGCACGTAATGGTAAGAGACCTATGGTGTGACCACCTGGAACAGCAGCTGGAGGCCAGATAGGGTTCCAAAGGTGTGGAAGTGGTGCTGGACATCCATGCACACCAGTATTGATGGGATTAAAGCATGGATTTTAATTGGATTCTGTGAACTGAGGTGGTTCTGCAGGATCCAAATGTTAGGAGAAACTGTGTGGCAGTCACAGTGCTGGAGACATCATGCATTTGATGGTATGAAATTCAGTAACAGACCATGATTATTGTTGGGTCAGGTGAGAAAAGAGAAGTAGGTTGTTGTCTCCTAAAGATGCTTTTTGCTCTGAAGTAGAAAGTGTTGTGTTAAAATAAGCACTGGACTGTTTGGGGGTAAATACAGGGTTAGGAGTTATTTCCTAATGAACACACACATAAATAACTTCTAACTTGTCAAGTCTCTGGGGTGGGCAGAATGGAACAGGATTTTATTTGCAGTAGATCCCTGCTCCTTCTGACTGTCTGGGTGATGAGACTGAGGTTGCATGTTCCCAAGCTACTAAACCAAAAAGACAAACTTCTGCCATGTGAACCTGCcctgctggtggctgctgccagctctgctcttcccctctGTAGTATTCTGCTTAATAAAAACTGTGCTTCTACAAACAGATTAAAGACTGAGCTCTTTGCACAGTCCTGTGTGTGTTAGCGCAGGGTTGAGTAGCTTTGTAACACCAGCAGCTGGCTTGTAAGATGGTAAGTGATTTACTACCAGTATTTCAGAAGGCTGTTGTACTCCAGGGCTGGGGATCAGTTGTTCTGAAATGCAAATACTGGGTATTGGGGTGCGTTTACACAGGATTCTAATATTAATCTAGAGGAAAAGGAGTAGTTCTTCTAAAACAAAGTTAAGTTCTAGCTGGGGCCTAATGGGAGAATGGTTTGGCTGCAACTTTCCTATCAAACCCATGATTAGGTGATTCAGTGGTGCACCCACCACAAGGATGATCCGCCTCCTCCTGAGGATGATGAGAACAAAGAGAAGCGAACAGATGACATCCCTGTGTGGGATCAAGAGTTTCTGAAAGTAGACCAAGGAACGCTGTTTGAACTTATCCTGGTAAGTGCTCAGGGTGTGTGAGGCTGTGCCTGTGAGTGCTCCCCTCACAACTGAAGTCCTTGTGCTCCAGAATGACTTCTTTGACCTTTCTGAATCTGGGGCCCTGGAGCTGTCTTTATTCTCGGGGCTCCTGAGTCTCAGTTGAGGGCTTACTACTAGAAATGGAGTTCTGGAGGTGTGCATAGAGATTAAAATCTGGTTTTCACCTTGTGTGCTACCATGAAGCAGCGCTGCTTATCTTGGCTAGTTCATAGTACTTCAGCACTAAAGATCTTGGGTGTTTGCAGGCTTCGGAAAGCTCTGTGTAAGGAGGAGTATGGGGGGTGTCTTTCACGGTACAAATGACTTCCCCTTCTGTTTGGCAAGCAAGTTCTAGATCCTGTTACTTCAAGATAAAGCTTCTCAGAGTGGAGGTGATGTAGTTGCAGTTGAGTATTGCACAATTCCAG is part of the Lathamus discolor isolate bLatDis1 chromosome 10, bLatDis1.hap1, whole genome shotgun sequence genome and encodes:
- the SKP1 gene encoding S-phase kinase-associated protein 1 translates to MPSIKLQSSDGEIFEVDVEIAKQSVTIKTMLEDLGMDDEGDDDPVPLPNVNAAILKKVIQWCTHHKDDPPPPEDDENKEKRTDDIPVWDQEFLKVDQGTLFELILAANYLDIKGLLDVTCKTVANMIKGKTPEEIRKTFNIKNDFTEEEEAQVRKENQWCEEK